A region from the Algoriphagus machipongonensis genome encodes:
- a CDS encoding S8 family serine peptidase: MRKLPKLCKGIVILFFLASNFSFAQNVVLEQGQNGGIDSEPTNPVIWATGNSNSGNSHFLEGQSIPYRLTISKLQSGNHILEIEWDTNKDGKNAIDYITSFDRICEEVIPSLETPNYGIIPAPSGAPQPINSFNQLSEEERKIAIYGGIINQLSYVIEEDLSINNSVTRLSISFTIDGDNGANNEVILAWGGHISNALDWGAGNSASSINGSPYHTRIVSLDGKSVGNKSSSVQAASELVGLPIECSIQGDTEVCAGNTASYSAPEGALSYVWTLSGEGEIISGQGTNSIIVDWKESGIVSVEMEEETTCFPSKCSMEVTYSTPPDLSVVDAILCSTENGGNTAIANLYDFVSVEIETLIFTRNGETIESPESILVTDGDEIVVSTTGNCGSTETFKVTVNDRQIFGICTQGKVYDLIGSELSALHEIFEQGQTVVSNEVFYIYGNEVLIEAIYIKDKFSEAKAILESLGFVTPSEEELKQDPNSLIIAGFFPIEKLLELNQFPETLNYVRPAIPPVANKGATTTQGDRVMRSNLVRAGYSHFEGDQPIDGTGIKIGVLSDSYATRSDAGVNTLANDISNGDLPENTYFLRDMPSRFGTGTDEGRAMMQIIHDVAPGAELGFRTGVLTAGDFAQGIRDMAAAGSNILVDDISYMTEPIFSDGKVARAVNEVTDNGVSYFTSAGNFGSKSFEGLFNPTTDENIQLPLNSGTWDGGRVHQFSDGNTTQSINVFPGQNGPAVYMIALQWEDPLYSVDQVGSLYDLDIYLKDFDVPLFGFNRDNSNGDPIEILSFTISEPTTIDLVIARECESCSDMDSNLGIKFKYVVYRGELDPNDTNGINASSIVGHANSEGAMTVGAVLYANTSVFGFDPALVPSGTEPFTVASFSSRGGTTTNGVVRAKPDFTAPNGVNTTVNFGAPNLEGDDFPNFYGTSAAAPHAAALASLVMQARIKYYPETKPTDWVGEAGVSLPEDIRRVLKSTAQDMHESGEDFKSGSGLVRADRALLTLATPNPDNIELVYEEGTNPGEAEFQLIITGTNLYEGSNVYLREEQLEAIYGEDEFGTGYLTVTVPTFEGNPGVTVVNNAISDTNEDGGTAGPEYFFDIVKKTIAIRADDQTKKYAQVIEPFTASVYERVDNNWVLSELTLEDVGLTLDPENPDPSLQLVSLTSTITGDLAEVGSYIITASHALPGVTFSDFYNYVGVLQEDGTLFYDGTNNAFGNYGPGIITVEALPITIKPVDLVGDIALEYGESISDAIEFEVIIPEELIESEGVVKINNIEGLKNSILNEYMQDLELAKREGDNRLPLGIFNGRIIINKNSFVNKSFMVSSRTIINARTMINGRIIINGRPIINSAFDVPATSFLEYLDDPLNQDLKTVSINGRPIINARTMINARTMINGRIIINGRTIINARTMINGRIIINSRTIINSSGGEEETEGGNNLVIFGEADLELAEEGENSEIGKYYDFGEEIGENDDDFNLEFFSVNMVTGTDVGNHLIIPGTYESRNFISSYLPADLTINPAPLNASTSAIPDMINYGEAAPEYKTEFDGFAISTNFLDIDGNEVTIEDNEESVISSISYKLLKESTYYESNGVINAGIYEIDPTITFVEPSNYSLENINKGLLSVDKATPTVSVTGGRFEYNGAPIEATALAYGIGGIEDVLDPNLINIEYSGVGETSYGPSPIAPIFPGTYEVIATYIGDENYNSASSESQALLIVGCINEAPIMGDFETSMGAGNSSNPAMIKKPANTQVGDLLIVGLMFEKGEAPSVNPTDKNWVLIQRVNQENQVAMVTYYKVVKDNNEPEEYGFRINQSPKWTMGITRISGADVDHPDGPIVTFSGTSGSQGFIATAPSLTTEECNTMVLVFYTNKKNSTWEGPEGTIEVYDDPNDQQGLTSNMMSYFIQSEEGTTGDLSATSSASEHWIAQAIAIRPRVSDFENARINPLSGETATEIVISEGMTNLQREETTSRLIAYPNPVKDKLNLDLKGLVLEEPTDYSLVILDAMGRIHHLPKTWYENESRLELDFSQMHMGLYVIHVNTVNGIKSVNVIKDP, from the coding sequence ATGAGAAAATTACCTAAGCTCTGCAAGGGGATAGTGATACTTTTTTTTCTTGCATCAAATTTTTCTTTTGCTCAAAATGTCGTTCTTGAACAAGGACAAAATGGCGGTATTGATAGTGAACCTACCAACCCAGTCATCTGGGCAACTGGTAATTCCAATTCCGGTAACAGCCATTTTTTGGAAGGTCAATCCATCCCCTATCGTTTGACGATATCCAAATTGCAATCGGGGAATCATATCTTAGAAATAGAGTGGGACACCAATAAAGATGGGAAAAACGCAATCGATTATATCACCAGTTTCGACAGGATTTGCGAAGAAGTAATTCCTAGTCTTGAGACACCCAATTATGGAATAATCCCAGCTCCATCCGGAGCTCCTCAGCCCATCAACAGCTTTAACCAACTTTCTGAGGAGGAAAGAAAAATCGCAATTTATGGAGGAATTATCAATCAACTTTCCTATGTGATTGAAGAAGATCTCTCTATCAATAACTCAGTCACAAGACTCAGTATTTCATTTACAATAGATGGTGATAATGGGGCTAATAACGAGGTAATATTAGCTTGGGGTGGACATATCTCCAATGCATTGGATTGGGGTGCTGGAAATTCAGCTTCTAGCATCAATGGTTCCCCATACCATACTCGAATTGTTTCTTTAGATGGAAAATCAGTTGGAAATAAAAGTAGCTCAGTGCAGGCAGCTTCTGAATTGGTTGGTCTACCTATTGAATGTAGTATTCAGGGAGATACAGAAGTTTGTGCCGGAAACACAGCCTCTTATTCTGCTCCTGAGGGAGCCTTATCCTATGTTTGGACTCTGAGTGGAGAAGGAGAAATTATTTCTGGGCAAGGAACCAATTCCATAATTGTAGACTGGAAAGAGTCAGGCATTGTATCTGTGGAAATGGAGGAGGAAACTACTTGCTTCCCTTCAAAATGTAGCATGGAAGTGACCTATTCAACTCCACCTGATTTATCCGTCGTAGATGCAATTTTATGTAGTACCGAAAATGGAGGAAACACTGCAATTGCAAATCTTTATGATTTTGTCAGTGTGGAAATTGAAACCTTGATTTTTACTCGTAATGGCGAAACCATAGAAAGCCCAGAATCTATTTTAGTTACTGATGGGGATGAAATTGTGGTTTCTACTACCGGAAATTGTGGAAGTACTGAAACTTTCAAAGTGACAGTAAACGACCGTCAGATTTTTGGAATATGTACCCAAGGTAAAGTTTATGACTTGATTGGTTCTGAATTAAGCGCCCTCCACGAAATCTTTGAACAAGGTCAAACAGTGGTGTCTAATGAGGTATTTTATATTTACGGCAATGAGGTACTGATCGAGGCAATCTATATAAAGGATAAATTTTCCGAGGCAAAGGCTATTCTTGAATCCTTGGGATTTGTTACGCCATCGGAAGAAGAACTAAAACAGGATCCAAATTCTTTGATCATCGCAGGTTTTTTCCCAATTGAAAAATTATTGGAATTAAATCAATTCCCAGAAACCCTGAATTACGTTCGCCCTGCTATTCCTCCAGTTGCCAATAAAGGAGCAACAACAACACAAGGTGATCGGGTAATGCGCTCCAATTTAGTAAGAGCAGGATATTCTCATTTTGAAGGAGATCAACCTATCGATGGAACAGGGATAAAAATCGGTGTTTTATCAGATAGTTACGCCACTCGTTCAGATGCTGGAGTCAATACATTGGCCAATGATATTTCCAATGGTGATTTACCTGAAAACACTTACTTTTTAAGAGATATGCCAAGTCGCTTTGGGACTGGAACAGACGAAGGTCGTGCCATGATGCAGATTATCCATGATGTTGCTCCAGGCGCGGAACTTGGTTTCAGAACAGGGGTTCTTACAGCAGGAGATTTTGCACAAGGTATACGGGATATGGCTGCTGCCGGTAGTAATATATTAGTAGACGATATATCCTATATGACTGAGCCTATTTTTAGTGATGGTAAAGTCGCGAGAGCAGTGAATGAGGTAACCGATAATGGAGTATCTTATTTCACTTCAGCAGGAAATTTTGGAAGCAAAAGTTTTGAGGGGTTATTTAATCCAACTACTGATGAAAATATTCAATTACCATTAAATAGTGGAACCTGGGATGGAGGCCGAGTTCATCAATTTAGTGATGGAAATACCACCCAATCTATTAACGTTTTCCCAGGACAAAATGGCCCTGCAGTTTATATGATTGCACTACAGTGGGAAGATCCTCTTTATTCAGTTGATCAGGTAGGTAGTTTATATGACCTTGATATTTACCTAAAAGATTTCGATGTTCCCTTATTTGGCTTTAACAGAGACAATTCAAATGGTGACCCTATAGAAATTCTTTCTTTTACAATATCAGAACCAACCACTATTGATCTAGTAATTGCAAGGGAGTGCGAAAGCTGTTCTGATATGGATTCCAATTTGGGAATCAAGTTTAAATATGTTGTTTATAGAGGCGAACTGGACCCAAATGATACAAATGGAATCAATGCTTCCTCTATTGTAGGACATGCAAATTCAGAGGGTGCTATGACTGTGGGTGCCGTACTTTATGCAAACACTTCTGTTTTTGGATTTGACCCAGCATTAGTTCCTAGTGGAACAGAGCCTTTTACAGTCGCTTCTTTCTCCTCAAGAGGAGGTACAACCACCAATGGTGTCGTGAGAGCCAAGCCCGATTTTACAGCGCCGAATGGGGTGAATACTACCGTAAACTTTGGAGCTCCAAATCTGGAAGGTGATGATTTTCCAAACTTCTATGGAACATCTGCTGCTGCTCCTCATGCTGCTGCTCTTGCATCCTTGGTGATGCAGGCACGCATTAAATATTATCCTGAAACCAAACCAACGGATTGGGTTGGCGAGGCTGGTGTCAGTTTACCAGAAGATATCCGGAGAGTTTTAAAGTCTACTGCCCAAGACATGCATGAATCCGGTGAAGATTTCAAATCAGGATCAGGCCTTGTAAGAGCAGATAGAGCCTTATTGACACTCGCTACTCCAAACCCAGACAATATAGAATTAGTATATGAAGAAGGAACAAACCCGGGAGAGGCTGAATTTCAATTGATTATAACAGGGACCAATCTATACGAAGGTTCGAATGTTTATTTGAGAGAAGAGCAGCTTGAAGCCATTTATGGAGAAGATGAATTTGGAACTGGGTATTTAACTGTAACAGTACCCACATTTGAGGGTAATCCTGGTGTCACAGTAGTAAATAATGCAATTTCTGACACTAATGAAGATGGTGGAACCGCCGGCCCTGAATACTTCTTTGATATCGTTAAAAAGACCATTGCCATCAGAGCAGATGATCAGACTAAAAAATACGCGCAAGTTATAGAGCCATTTACTGCAAGTGTGTATGAAAGAGTGGATAACAATTGGGTGTTAAGTGAACTGACCCTCGAGGATGTTGGACTGACTCTTGATCCAGAAAATCCAGACCCTTCCTTACAACTCGTTTCTCTAACTAGTACGATTACAGGCGATTTGGCTGAAGTGGGGTCTTATATTATTACTGCTTCTCATGCTCTACCAGGGGTTACATTCTCAGATTTTTATAATTATGTAGGTGTTTTGCAGGAAGATGGAACACTCTTTTACGACGGGACAAATAATGCCTTCGGGAATTATGGTCCAGGAATAATAACTGTAGAAGCATTACCTATCACCATCAAACCTGTTGATCTGGTTGGCGATATTGCTTTAGAATACGGAGAGTCAATTAGCGATGCGATTGAATTTGAAGTTATTATCCCTGAGGAACTTATCGAGTCTGAAGGTGTAGTAAAAATAAATAACATCGAAGGTTTGAAAAATAGCATTCTGAATGAATACATGCAGGATCTAGAATTAGCCAAAAGAGAAGGAGATAATAGACTTCCACTGGGAATTTTTAATGGCAGGATAATTATCAACAAAAACAGCTTTGTCAATAAAAGCTTTATGGTAAGTAGCCGAACCATCATAAATGCTAGAACAATGATTAATGGCCGAATCATTATCAATGGTAGACCAATTATTAATTCTGCATTTGATGTGCCGGCTACATCATTTCTTGAATACCTAGATGACCCTCTAAATCAGGATCTCAAAACTGTCAGCATAAATGGCCGACCCATTATCAATGCGAGAACAATGATCAATGCGAGAACAATGATCAATGGTAGAATCATTATCAATGGCCGAACCATCATTAATGCACGTACGATGATCAATGGAAGAATCATTATTAATTCTCGTACAATCATCAACAGCAGTGGTGGTGAAGAAGAAACAGAGGGAGGAAATAACCTTGTGATTTTTGGTGAAGCAGATTTGGAATTGGCCGAAGAGGGAGAAAATTCGGAAATAGGTAAGTACTATGACTTCGGTGAAGAAATTGGCGAAAATGATGACGACTTCAACCTTGAATTCTTCTCCGTCAATATGGTCACTGGAACAGATGTAGGTAACCATTTAATTATTCCTGGAACCTATGAATCCAGAAACTTCATTTCATCTTACTTACCAGCAGATCTTACCATTAATCCAGCTCCTCTAAATGCAAGCACATCGGCAATACCAGATATGATTAATTATGGAGAAGCAGCTCCTGAGTATAAAACTGAGTTTGATGGTTTTGCGATTAGTACCAATTTCCTTGATATAGATGGCAATGAAGTAACCATTGAGGATAACGAAGAGTCTGTTATCAGCTCCATTTCCTATAAACTTCTCAAGGAGAGCACATACTATGAAAGCAATGGAGTAATCAATGCTGGAATTTATGAGATTGACCCAACGATTACTTTTGTAGAGCCTTCAAATTATAGCCTAGAAAATATTAACAAAGGTCTTTTGTCGGTTGATAAGGCAACTCCGACTGTTTCAGTAACTGGAGGAAGGTTTGAATACAATGGAGCTCCGATTGAAGCAACCGCTTTAGCTTATGGAATTGGGGGAATTGAGGATGTTTTAGACCCTAATCTCATTAATATAGAATACTCAGGAGTAGGAGAAACTAGTTATGGACCTAGTCCAATTGCTCCAATTTTCCCAGGTACCTACGAGGTAATTGCAACCTATATCGGAGATGAAAACTATAATTCCGCCAGTTCAGAATCTCAAGCATTGCTCATCGTAGGCTGTATCAATGAAGCTCCAATCATGGGTGATTTTGAAACTTCTATGGGAGCAGGAAATTCAAGTAATCCTGCCATGATCAAGAAGCCTGCAAATACCCAGGTAGGTGATTTATTGATTGTAGGATTGATGTTTGAAAAAGGTGAGGCACCTTCTGTTAATCCGACTGATAAAAACTGGGTACTCATTCAGCGTGTAAATCAAGAGAATCAGGTAGCTATGGTTACCTATTACAAAGTTGTAAAGGACAACAATGAACCTGAGGAATATGGCTTCAGAATTAATCAATCTCCAAAATGGACCATGGGAATTACTCGAATTAGTGGAGCAGATGTAGATCATCCTGATGGTCCAATTGTGACATTTAGCGGTACCTCTGGTTCTCAGGGATTCATAGCAACAGCACCTTCTCTTACAACTGAGGAATGTAACACCATGGTGTTGGTATTCTATACCAATAAGAAAAATTCAACTTGGGAAGGACCTGAAGGTACTATTGAAGTTTACGATGATCCTAATGATCAACAAGGTTTAACTTCGAATATGATGTCCTACTTTATACAAAGTGAAGAAGGCACAACAGGAGATTTAAGTGCTACTTCCTCTGCAAGCGAGCATTGGATAGCTCAGGCGATCGCTATACGTCCAAGAGTTTCAGATTTTGAAAATGCCAGGATTAATCCATTATCAGGCGAAACAGCTACTGAAATAGTGATATCCGAGGGAATGACCAATCTACAAAGAGAAGAAACAACATCTCGCTTAATCGCTTATCCAAATCCTGTCAAAGACAAATTAAATCTCGATTTAAAGGGTCTTGTTTTGGAAGAACCAACTGATTACTCACTGGTTATTTTGGATGCAATGGGAAGAATCCACCATTTGCCAAAAACTTGGTATGAAAATGAAAGTCGACTGGAATTAGATTTCTCTCAGATGCATATGGGTCTTTATGTGATTCATGTCAATACCGTGAACGGCATTAAATCCGTCAATGTGATCAAAGACCCTTAA